The genomic DNA GATAATACGAAGGAATACCTCATCTGGTTTGATGCGATGTATCGCCCTGAAGATCTTCAGACAATTCGTGAATTTATTGAGGAGATAAATGATCTCTCCCAGACTACCAGGTTCAGTGATGATGATATCGCTCTTCCTTCATATAAGCCAAATTACAATCCGATTCCCTATATTTATTATAAAATTAGCATTGTTGACAAAGATTTGCTGAAGGAAAAGTTGGATAAGCGTGATAGTTCAAAAGAACAGATTCTGAAGGACAATAATGGGGTTTCAGTCGCATTAGTTCGAAATGATCATCTCTTTCTTCTGAATGATCTCTCCGGAGATGAACGAAAACATTTCCTTCTCAAAGGACTTCTCTTTAGCATGGGATTTCATGGGGAGAGTAAGTTGCAGGATAGTTTCTTTTATAATCATGGAATTAAGACTGTATTATCTCCATTAGATAAAATGGCAATAGAACTTTTGTATGGGGGACGTCTCCAATCCGGCCTTGATGTTGAGGCAGTGAAGAAAACCCTGGGTATAGTCTCAAAAGAATAATATCAATAAAAATTGAACAAAAAACAATATTTTCAATAGATCTATAGGATCTCTAGAGATCGTAACAACTTAATTATTAATACCAATATTTCGTAATACTATATTAACAAAATATGAAACAGGAGTAATCAAATGAAGTGGTATACCATTTTTTCTCTGGCCTGCCTCGTAGCAATCCTTCTCCCGGCCGGGTGTGTATTCGCATCAGGACCGGAATCGGATCAGTCACCGGTACACAATGAACAAACAACAGCACCAGTATCAAAAAGTCCATCTGAATCCGGCTCTGAAATCCAACGAACGGATGATGATCGGTATTTTTACAATATCAGGATTGTCTCGCCCAAAGACCTGGAATCCATGAAAAATGAATTGAACAGTGATGAATCACTTATCAGAAACGAAAACGGTGACATCATTGGTATCGTCTCTCCTCGAAAACTCTACATCCGGGGAGACCTTGTCGATCTTCAGAAAGAAACTGGCAAGGCAGGAAAGACCTTTGATAAAACAGACGTTGCAGAACATCTTGTTGATATTGTCTTTGGTAATGACAATGCAAAATTGAATCTCTTTAAATCCAATAAGGATTACCAGTTCTGGCTTGATGCGTACTATACATCTGATGATACACAATATCTTCTTGAATTAGCGAAACTCCTGAATACCCTCTCTGATACAACCGAATTCGAAGATGAAGAACTGGCTCTCGGGTTCCTGAAGACGAATTATGCAGATGTTCCCTATAATTTCTATAACATCAAGATCATCCCCCAAAAGATGCTTGATGAGTTCAAGGATAACCGAAAGAGCGATGAGCGTCTGATTAAGGATTCAGAAGGAAAACTCATAGGCATTGTAGGAAATGATCACCTCTATCTGGTTGATTCCATGTCATTTGAAGATCGGAAATACTACATGCTTTATGGTACACTCTATAGCATGGGAATGCATGGAACAACCTATTCAGAAAGGGATAGTTTCTTCTATCAGGTGGGAGGTGTCAGAAATACTGAATTATCAGAACTTGATAAAGAGTCGATAAAATTACTCTATGGTGGACGGCTCAAGACCGGAATTGATATGGAAGAGATGAAAAAGACCCTGGGGTTAAAGACATAGGGCTAAATTTACCTTATTTTTCCTTTATTTTCTTCTTCTCTTAATTTTTTACGTCTTCAGATTGAGATAATTTTAATTCATGATAATGCTCCGTTTTCCATAGAATATATACGATCTGACATAAAGGAGAGGACATCAGAGTCATGGGAGATGATAATATATGACATCTTTTCTCTCTTTTTTACTTCCTTAAGTAACCTGAGTATTTGAGCCTGCACTGAAATGTCAAGTCCGGATGTAGGCTCATCAAGGATGATTAGTTCAGGTTTAGTAAGAAGAATGCGGGCAAGAGCAAGACGCTGTGCCTGTCCTCCCGATATTTCATGTGGATACCGGGAGAGAATCTCCTCATGTAATCCTACTTTATGCAGGATTTCTGAAAATCCCTGCCTGGGCAAGGTGACGCCTGGGAGGTTGATAAGCCGATTCATTGAGACATTTAATTTTCTGACCGGATTAAATGAACTTCCCGGATCCTGAAATAAAATCTGGATCTTTCTTCTCATCTCTTTTCGTATCTTGTTATCTACAGATGAAAGAAGAATTGTCCGAAACCATATCTCCCCTTTATCCGGTTCTTCAAGCCCGGCTAGAATGCGACTTAAGGTACTCTTCCCACAACCAGACGGTCCACATATTCCTACAGTTTCTCCATCATGCACCATCATGGACACATTGGTAAGTATCTGCTGCCACTCTCCAGCCAGGCCGTTTCGATATCGTTTAGATACATTTTTGGCTTCAATCAATACCGATGACATCGTATCATTCTTCCATTCACCTGTGTAAGTTTTGCAGGCCTTTTATGGCACAACTTTGTTACCTGATAGCACCGGTCTGCAAACCTGCATCCCTCAGGAAGATTGGTCAGTGGAGGGGCACATCCTGGAATTGGATTAAACCCGTTCTCCGGAAGGCTTTGTATCAGACCTCTGGTATATGGATGAGATGGTGAGGACAGAATTGCATTTGCAGGACCTGCTTCAACAATTTCTCCTGCATACATGACCACGATATGATGAGCCATAGTATGAGCAAGTCTGATATCATGAGTAATCAGGAGCAAAGTCCTTTTTTCATGTAAAACTTCTTGTAATGAGGCCTGAATGTCTAGAATTTTTGATCTGTCAAGTCCTTTTGTTGGTTCATCAGCAATTACAAGATCCGGCTCAAGAGATAGGATGATTGCAGTGACAGCACGCTGGTTCATCCCTCCGGAACAATGACATGGATAAAGCCTTGCAGCCAGTTCAGGATTTGAAAATCCTGCTTTTATAAGTGCCTTATGGATGTGTGCCTCTCTCTCTTGTACAGGGACAACTTTATGTGTATCAAGTGGCTGGAACATCTGTTTATAAAGCCGGTAGATCGGATTGAGTGCCCTATCTGGACTTTGGAACATGATACCAATCTCTTTTCCCCTGATGCTCTGTAACAATCTCTCATCAAGTCTGTAAATATTCTGATTTTTAAAAATTATTGTGCCTTCAACCTGTGAATTTTTTGGAAGCAGACGGAGAATTGCATGAGCAACAACAGATTTTCCGCATCCAGACTCCCCGATGATTGCCGTACATGTCCCTTGCATAATTCTACAGGAAAAACTGGATACCGCAGGAATTTTTATTCCATCTGAAAGAAAGGTGATGGAAAGGTTTGAAATGTCAAGTATCGGATAAGGAGAATTCATTCAAATACCATCTCCGGTTCATTACTTTCATAAATCATACCTATCCGGGTGATAGCAAGCACCGTTACACACATGCATATCGCAGGAGGAAGAAACCACCACCACATTTCACGAATAAATCCCCCATGATCAAACGCATCTGCGATCATCTTTCCCCAGCTCTCCATCATGGGATCAGACAATCCCAGAAATGAGAGTGATGCTTCAGATATCATGGCACTGGCAATTGTGAGCATAAATTTTGGCAGAAGAACCGGGTAAATCACCGGGATAATGTCATGAATTATAATTGAAAAAGATGAAAATCCCAGGCACCGGGAAGAAAGGACAAATCCGGAATTACGAATCTGCATAGTCTTTGTCCGTACAACCCTGGCGGTTGTCTCCCATGAAAACAAACCAAGTACAATGATAAGTATCCAGATGCTGGGATGCAAATATGCTGCAATAAGGATAATCACCGGAATTTTCGGAATAATAAGGGTGATATCGGTCACTCCCATCATCAGGTCATCAACCCATCCCTGGAGAAAACCACTTACAATTCCAATTGAGGTTCCGATAAATAACGAGAGAATACCGGTGAAAACGCCAATTATGAGAGATATCCTGGTTGCGTAAATAAGGAGTGTGAGAACATCATATCCCATGTCATCAGTTCCGAGGATATGATTCTCATCAGGTTCTCCATACGGCGAAAAACGGATATCCGGACTATATGGTGAGATAGTCTTGGGAAAAATGGCCGCATATACAAATATTCCAAGGATAATGATGCATAATGTCGGAGAATATCCCATTTTTTTTAACCATGAAGGGAAAATTACCATGGTCATGAACTTCTCCTGATTCGGGGATCTATAATAAGTGACATGATATCTGCAGTGATATTGGCAATAATGACAAAGATTGCAATGATAAGGAGTGATCCGGTCAGTATCGGATAATCCCTGGCAAGGATTGCGTCATACATAAGGCTCCCCATTCCATTCAGGGAAAAGACAATCTCGATAAAAAGTGCACCTGAAAAAAGAAATCCAAAGTCAAGAGCGATTAGTGCTATCAGTGGAATTATTGCATTTTTTCTGATATGATGGAGCAATATATTCCGTTCAGAAATACCCAGTGACCGGGCAAACTGTGGATAAAGGAGTTCCTTTTCGGTTAATACCGCACCTCTCATGATAAGAATATTTCTTGAAGTATAAAATGAGATCAAAACGAACGTTGGCAATATGAGATGGTAGAGGATACTTTGAAGATTATAGGTATCGTAAAACCCTTTGAAAGGGAATAAACCGAGATGGTAGACAAATAGGACCAGGACAAGAAGACTGAGAAGATAGGGTGGGGTTGAAGATATGACAAGAGCTATTAAAGATATTGCATCTGACCACCATTTTCCACTCTGAAAACCCGCTCGTGCTCCAAGGGATATACCAATCCATGCACCGATAATAATGGAGGGAATGGTATACAAAAGAGTCCACCATGCTCTGCTGATGAGAATTTCAAAAACAGGCCCATGCATATGATAGGAGTATCCAAGATTTCCATGCATGATCTGGAGACAATATATGAGAAACTGTTCATGAAGCGGGGTATCAAGCCCAAATGCTGCTCGTAATGAATCAATAGTACTCTGTGACAGGTAAATATCTTCTCCAACCAGGTTCGAGACCGGATCACCGGGCATCATTCTGGGTAGGAGAAAAACTATCAACAGAATGCAGAAAAAAGAAAGGATATATCTGAGCAATTTTCGGGATAAAAAAATACCTGCCGGGTGGATCATCACCATAAAAAAAGGCCTGGATGGGTCAGGCAGAGGATTTTACACCGGTGAAGGTGAATTCATTCATGATCCCATACAGTGGATTTGAGTACCAGCCAGTAATCTTCTTGTTGTATGGGGTTATATCATTCTTCCAGTACAGAGGAATCCCTGGCAGATTTTCTGCATAATACTCCTGAACTTCCTTTGCATACCCGTTGAGTAAGGTCTGATCAGTTGTACTCAGGATATCATCACAGAGTTTGAGGAAGACTTCATCATCAACGGTATGGAGGACACCCTGCCCCGTTCTCCTGCTGTCAAAATATCCCGTTGCCCATCCGGCATGCATAAGCATTCCCCATGGTGTGGTTCGTGTCAGTGTGATATCATAGTCAAGTTTGTCTTTCATCTCAAACCATGTATTATCTTCAACTGTTCTTACCTCAACTCCGATTCCTGCTTTTTCAAGGTACTCTTTAATAAGTTCTGCCTCACGGGCATAGGAATTTCTAATTAATAGGTCAAGAGTAATATCTTTCCCATCTGCTGCCTCTATGATACCATTTCCGTCAGAATCTTTATATCCTGCTGAATCAAGGGTCTTCTTGGCAGTTTCGAGATTATATTCCATTGGTTTTGTCTGGATATACCCATCCATGGCCGGAGGAACAAAGCCCCTGTTCGGCACTAATCCATATCCTAGTGTTGAAATATCAACTAGTTCCTGGTAATTTATGGCACTACTGACTGCTTCTCTGAATGCTGGATCAGACATTGGCTCCCTTTTCAGGTTAAATCCTAAAAATGTGAGCCCACTTGTTGGTTTTTCCAGCATTTCAAAATTGCCGGTTTTTCTGAGTGAGTCAATGGCTGCATACGGGTATGATGATGCATACTTCCAGTAGGTGTCCATTATACCGCTTTCCAATGCCTTTGCCGCTGCATCTTCATTTTTAAACCAGCTTATCTCGACCGTTTCATAATCTGATATCTTTCCCTTCCAACTTGGATTTCTCTTAAAAATCACTTTTCCTGCATTTAAATCAACATTATCCAGATAATAAGGTCCCGCTCCGACATACGGGCCGGTACTGGTAAATTCATTCGGGTTTTCAATAGATTCCCAGATATGTTTTGGGAGAATACTATACGAGGTAAATTCAAGGGCAAGATTTGTGTATGGTTTGTTGAATTTGAAGGTTACTTTATTACCGTCAACCTGTGTGTCAATTAGTGTCTCTCCAATCCAGCCTGCATTCGGAATACTGGTGCCATACATCTGAATAGAGAAAGCAACATCATCTGCCGTTACTGGTATTCCATCACTCCAGAACTGGTTATCCTTGATAACAAATGTCCATTCTGTATTATCAGGTGATACCTCAAAGTGGTCTGCTAGCAGGCCGATTAATTTTCCTTTCTCATCCATCTGCATAAGGGGTGGATTTGAAAGATGGTTAAAAATGCCGAGGGTATAATCGCCAATAAATGCTGGTGACTTGACTTCATTCGTGGTTGCGATACGAAGTATGGCGTCATCTGCAATTACTC from Methanospirillum hungatei JF-1 includes the following:
- a CDS encoding ABC transporter ATP-binding protein codes for the protein MNSPYPILDISNLSITFLSDGIKIPAVSSFSCRIMQGTCTAIIGESGCGKSVVAHAILRLLPKNSQVEGTIIFKNQNIYRLDERLLQSIRGKEIGIMFQSPDRALNPIYRLYKQMFQPLDTHKVVPVQEREAHIHKALIKAGFSNPELAARLYPCHCSGGMNQRAVTAIILSLEPDLVIADEPTKGLDRSKILDIQASLQEVLHEKRTLLLITHDIRLAHTMAHHIVVMYAGEIVEAGPANAILSSPSHPYTRGLIQSLPENGFNPIPGCAPPLTNLPEGCRFADRCYQVTKLCHKRPAKLTQVNGRMIRCHRY
- a CDS encoding ABC transporter ATP-binding protein yields the protein MSSVLIEAKNVSKRYRNGLAGEWQQILTNVSMMVHDGETVGICGPSGCGKSTLSRILAGLEEPDKGEIWFRTILLSSVDNKIRKEMRRKIQILFQDPGSSFNPVRKLNVSMNRLINLPGVTLPRQGFSEILHKVGLHEEILSRYPHEISGGQAQRLALARILLTKPELIILDEPTSGLDISVQAQILRLLKEVKKREKMSYIIISHDSDVLSFMSDRIYSMENGALS
- a CDS encoding ABC transporter substrate-binding protein; amino-acid sequence: MGVIADDAILRIATTNEVKSPAFIGDYTLGIFNHLSNPPLMQMDEKGKLIGLLADHFEVSPDNTEWTFVIKDNQFWSDGIPVTADDVAFSIQMYGTSIPNAGWIGETLIDTQVDGNKVTFKFNKPYTNLALEFTSYSILPKHIWESIENPNEFTSTGPYVGAGPYYLDNVDLNAGKVIFKRNPSWKGKISDYETVEISWFKNEDAAAKALESGIMDTYWKYASSYPYAAIDSLRKTGNFEMLEKPTSGLTFLGFNLKREPMSDPAFREAVSSAINYQELVDISTLGYGLVPNRGFVPPAMDGYIQTKPMEYNLETAKKTLDSAGYKDSDGNGIIEAADGKDITLDLLIRNSYAREAELIKEYLEKAGIGVEVRTVEDNTWFEMKDKLDYDITLTRTTPWGMLMHAGWATGYFDSRRTGQGVLHTVDDEVFLKLCDDILSTTDQTLLNGYAKEVQEYYAENLPGIPLYWKNDITPYNKKITGWYSNPLYGIMNEFTFTGVKSSA
- a CDS encoding ABC transporter permease, with the translated sequence MTMVIFPSWLKKMGYSPTLCIIILGIFVYAAIFPKTISPYSPDIRFSPYGEPDENHILGTDDMGYDVLTLLIYATRISLIIGVFTGILSLFIGTSIGIVSGFLQGWVDDLMMGVTDITLIIPKIPVIILIAAYLHPSIWILIIVLGLFSWETTARVVRTKTMQIRNSGFVLSSRCLGFSSFSIIIHDIIPVIYPVLLPKFMLTIASAMISEASLSFLGLSDPMMESWGKMIADAFDHGGFIREMWWWFLPPAICMCVTVLAITRIGMIYESNEPEMVFE
- a CDS encoding ABC transporter permease, translating into MVMIHPAGIFLSRKLLRYILSFFCILLIVFLLPRMMPGDPVSNLVGEDIYLSQSTIDSLRAAFGLDTPLHEQFLIYCLQIMHGNLGYSYHMHGPVFEILISRAWWTLLYTIPSIIIGAWIGISLGARAGFQSGKWWSDAISLIALVISSTPPYLLSLLVLVLFVYHLGLFPFKGFYDTYNLQSILYHLILPTFVLISFYTSRNILIMRGAVLTEKELLYPQFARSLGISERNILLHHIRKNAIIPLIALIALDFGFLFSGALFIEIVFSLNGMGSLMYDAILARDYPILTGSLLIIAIFVIIANITADIMSLIIDPRIRRSS